The following coding sequences lie in one Pirellulales bacterium genomic window:
- the sucD gene encoding succinate--CoA ligase subunit alpha: MSILINKNTRVICQGITGKVGQFHTKGCKEYGTQMVGGVTPGKSGELVEGLPVFDTVMEAVEKTGADATMIFVPPAFTADAILEAVDAGIKTVIAITEGVPVIDMARVYPIVKRSKSVLVGPNCPGVITPGQCKIGIMPGYIHKPGKVGVMSRSGTLTYEAVWQLTNLGLGQSTCVGLGGDPIVGTSFIDLLKMFQEDPNTEAILMMGEIGGTAEEEAAAYVKQHVAKPVAAFIAGRTAPPGKRMGHAGAIISGGKGTANEKLAALKAAGIEIAESPADMGAAVQRAMVRKK, from the coding sequence ATGAGCATCCTAATTAACAAAAACACCCGCGTGATCTGTCAAGGCATCACCGGCAAGGTGGGGCAGTTTCATACCAAGGGCTGCAAGGAATATGGCACGCAGATGGTCGGAGGCGTGACGCCGGGGAAGAGTGGCGAGCTGGTCGAAGGGTTGCCGGTGTTCGACACGGTGATGGAGGCCGTCGAGAAGACCGGGGCCGATGCGACGATGATTTTTGTGCCGCCGGCGTTTACGGCCGATGCGATTTTGGAGGCGGTCGATGCGGGCATTAAGACGGTGATCGCGATTACCGAAGGGGTGCCGGTCATCGACATGGCGCGCGTGTACCCGATTGTGAAGCGGAGCAAGTCGGTGCTGGTCGGGCCAAATTGCCCTGGGGTGATTACGCCGGGCCAGTGCAAAATCGGCATCATGCCGGGCTACATTCACAAGCCGGGTAAAGTCGGGGTGATGAGCCGTAGTGGAACGCTGACTTACGAAGCCGTGTGGCAATTGACGAACTTGGGGCTGGGGCAATCGACTTGCGTGGGCCTCGGGGGCGATCCGATCGTCGGCACGTCGTTTATCGATTTATTGAAGATGTTTCAGGAGGATCCGAATACTGAAGCGATTTTGATGATGGGCGAGATCGGTGGGACGGCCGAAGAAGAAGCCGCAGCTTATGTGAAGCAGCATGTGGCAAAACCGGTGGCCGCGTTCATCGCCGGTCGTACCGCGCCGCCGGGGAAACGCATGGGACACGCAGGGGCGATCATCAGTGGGGGCAAAGGGACTGCCAACGAGAAGCTAGCCGCGCTTAAGGCGGCGGGAATTGAAATCGCCGAAAGCCCGGCGGATATGGGAGCGGCAGTTCAACGGGCGATGGTGCGGAAGAAGTAA